A window of the Comamonas sp. Y33R10-2 genome harbors these coding sequences:
- the nirD gene encoding nitrite reductase small subunit NirD: MSEWISICTIDDIPVLGARRVARAQGMDVAVFRNAENEVFALLDRCPHKGGPLSQGIVFGRSVACPLHNWTIALSSGEAAAPDEGCTPYFSVRVEDGEVQLRADELASRALEQTRPHGGPAHCSGKSACTAA; encoded by the coding sequence ATGAGCGAATGGATTTCTATCTGCACGATTGACGACATCCCCGTGCTCGGCGCCCGCCGCGTGGCGCGTGCGCAAGGGATGGATGTAGCAGTCTTTCGCAACGCCGAAAACGAAGTATTTGCCCTGCTTGACCGCTGCCCGCACAAGGGCGGCCCGCTGTCTCAAGGCATTGTGTTTGGCCGCAGCGTGGCCTGCCCGCTGCACAACTGGACGATTGCGCTGAGCAGCGGTGAAGCCGCTGCGCCTGACGAAGGCTGCACGCCGTACTTCAGCGTGCGGGTGGAGGATGGCGAGGTGCAGCTGCGAGCCGATGAGCTTGCAAGCCGCGCACTGGAGCAGACGCGGCCCCACGGGGGCCCTGCGCATTGCAGCGGCAAATCAGCCTGCACTGCTGCCTGA
- a CDS encoding nitrate reductase yields MPETRSTCPYCGVGCGVIIESDGVQITGVRGDPDHPANRGRLCTKGSTLHLTAAPVHAQQSRLLQPLRRFDRASAPQPVSWDAALDDVAGRMAQIRAEHGPDALGFYLSGQLLTEDYYVFNKLVKGLLGTNNLDTNSRLCMSSAVAGYKATLGADAPPACYEDIDLASCMFIVGSNMAWAHPILFRRVEEAKARNPQLKIIVADPRKTETAELADLYLPLQPGSDVMLFHSLLHIMLWEGWMDNAFIEVHTSGFAALKELVREATPERASAICGVPTEDLYKAARWIALGGADSVPRQPTLSLYCQGLNQSASGTANNAALINLHLATGQIGKPGAGPLSLTGQPNAMGGREVGGLSNLLSAHRDMANPLHREEVAQLWGVESIPSRPGKSAIEMFEAAADGQIKALWIACTNPAQSMPDQAMVRRALERAELVVVQEAFAATETTAYADWLLPATTWGEKLGTVTNSERRISRVRAAVAAPGLARHDWQIGVQLARRLEPLVRPGKPSLFGYDISRAEAAAEAIWNEHRESTRGRDLDITGLSWQMLHDKGPQQWPVPSGAAQGTQRLYTDGQFVSDDGRARFDAQPWKPVAVQRDARHPFSLNTGRLRDQWHGMTRTGQLGRLFAHVSEPQLQVHPQDMQRLQLQDGDLVHVSNRYGAIVLPVKADTGLQHSQLYLPMHWGGMYLSGRSSKGQRLAGVNELTTPEFCPRSKQPELKHVAVRLLKAEVPWTCMGMAWLDESQVLATRAALTELMAEFDFASCVLFGRSVPLEKASEGRTGVQFRAAAYEAPSAEVLKRLHQLLQLDGAQALRYVDARRQCSRAMAIGQQGGEPVLNAFLLCGDASAGQWLAPVLRDEQSTKSFGRLLLSSGSKPPAAMAARSPQVCACMNVDEASITAKLGQCSGSPDERLAQLKSSLGCGTRCGSCIPTIKQLVQAVPPVTLMVAA; encoded by the coding sequence ATGCCTGAGACCCGATCCACCTGCCCCTACTGCGGCGTTGGCTGTGGAGTCATCATTGAGTCGGATGGCGTGCAAATCACCGGCGTGCGGGGCGACCCCGATCACCCTGCCAATCGGGGGCGTTTGTGCACCAAGGGCAGTACTTTGCACCTGACTGCAGCGCCCGTACACGCCCAGCAATCGCGCCTGCTGCAGCCTCTGCGCAGATTCGACCGGGCATCGGCCCCGCAACCGGTGAGCTGGGATGCAGCGCTGGATGATGTGGCTGGCCGCATGGCGCAAATCCGCGCGGAGCATGGCCCGGATGCGCTGGGTTTTTACCTCAGCGGCCAGTTGCTGACGGAGGACTATTACGTCTTTAACAAGCTGGTCAAAGGTCTGCTGGGCACGAATAACTTGGACACCAATTCCCGCTTGTGCATGAGCAGCGCCGTGGCGGGCTACAAGGCCACGCTGGGGGCTGATGCGCCGCCCGCCTGCTATGAAGACATTGACCTGGCCAGCTGCATGTTCATCGTGGGCAGCAATATGGCCTGGGCGCACCCGATTCTGTTTCGCCGTGTGGAAGAGGCCAAGGCGCGCAACCCGCAGCTCAAAATCATTGTGGCCGACCCGCGCAAGACTGAGACTGCCGAGCTGGCTGATCTTTATCTGCCGTTGCAACCGGGCAGCGATGTGATGCTGTTTCACAGCTTGCTGCACATCATGCTGTGGGAAGGCTGGATGGATAACGCTTTCATCGAGGTACACACCAGCGGCTTTGCAGCACTGAAAGAGCTGGTGCGCGAAGCCACGCCCGAGAGAGCATCTGCCATTTGTGGCGTGCCCACAGAGGATTTGTACAAGGCCGCACGCTGGATTGCTTTGGGGGGTGCAGACAGCGTGCCACGTCAACCCACGTTGAGTCTGTACTGTCAGGGGCTCAACCAGAGCGCCAGCGGCACGGCGAACAACGCGGCGCTCATCAATTTGCACTTGGCGACAGGCCAGATTGGCAAGCCCGGCGCGGGGCCGTTGTCTCTCACCGGTCAGCCCAACGCCATGGGCGGGCGCGAGGTGGGCGGCTTGTCGAATTTGCTCAGCGCCCACCGCGACATGGCCAACCCGCTGCACCGCGAAGAAGTGGCACAGCTGTGGGGCGTAGAAAGTATTCCATCTAGGCCCGGAAAGTCTGCAATAGAGATGTTTGAGGCGGCGGCCGATGGCCAGATCAAAGCGCTGTGGATTGCCTGCACCAACCCCGCGCAAAGCATGCCCGACCAAGCCATGGTGCGCCGCGCGCTGGAGCGCGCCGAGCTTGTGGTGGTGCAAGAAGCTTTTGCTGCGACCGAAACCACGGCCTACGCTGACTGGTTGCTGCCCGCCACCACCTGGGGCGAAAAGCTGGGCACCGTTACCAACAGCGAGCGCCGCATCTCCCGCGTGCGTGCTGCCGTGGCTGCGCCCGGTCTGGCGCGCCACGACTGGCAGATTGGCGTGCAGCTGGCGCGGCGGCTGGAGCCCTTGGTGCGCCCCGGCAAGCCTTCGCTTTTTGGCTATGACATCAGCCGCGCCGAAGCAGCAGCCGAGGCCATCTGGAACGAGCACCGCGAAAGCACGCGTGGGCGAGATTTGGACATCACCGGTCTGAGCTGGCAAATGCTTCACGACAAGGGCCCGCAGCAATGGCCTGTGCCCAGCGGCGCAGCGCAAGGCACGCAGCGCCTGTACACCGACGGCCAGTTTGTGAGCGATGACGGCCGTGCCCGCTTTGATGCGCAGCCCTGGAAGCCCGTGGCCGTGCAGCGCGATGCGCGCCACCCTTTCAGCCTGAACACCGGCCGTTTGCGTGACCAGTGGCATGGTATGACGCGTACCGGCCAGCTAGGCCGACTGTTTGCCCATGTGAGCGAGCCGCAGTTGCAGGTGCACCCGCAAGACATGCAGCGCCTGCAGCTGCAAGATGGCGATCTGGTCCATGTCTCCAACCGCTACGGCGCTATCGTGTTGCCCGTAAAGGCCGATACGGGTCTGCAGCACTCTCAGCTGTATCTGCCCATGCACTGGGGCGGTATGTACCTGAGTGGACGCAGCTCCAAAGGCCAGCGTTTAGCGGGTGTGAATGAGCTGACTACCCCTGAGTTCTGCCCGCGCTCCAAGCAGCCAGAACTCAAGCATGTTGCCGTGAGACTGCTCAAGGCCGAGGTGCCTTGGACTTGCATGGGCATGGCCTGGCTGGATGAATCGCAGGTTCTGGCCACGCGCGCAGCTTTGACAGAGCTGATGGCGGAGTTCGACTTTGCCAGCTGCGTGCTGTTTGGCCGTTCTGTACCGCTGGAAAAGGCCAGCGAAGGCCGCACCGGCGTGCAGTTTCGCGCCGCAGCGTATGAGGCCCCGAGCGCCGAGGTTTTGAAGCGACTGCACCAGTTGCTGCAATTAGATGGAGCGCAGGCGCTGCGCTATGTCGATGCCCGCCGCCAATGCAGTCGTGCCATGGCCATCGGTCAGCAAGGTGGCGAGCCTGTGCTGAATGCCTTTTTGCTGTGTGGTGATGCCAGCGCAGGGCAGTGGCTGGCGCCCGTGCTGCGCGATGAGCAATCCACCAAAAGTTTTGGCCGACTGCTGCTGTCCTCGGGTAGTAAACCGCCAGCC